The genomic region AATAATATCTGTCATTATGTCATTATTAGGACGGGTGGAATCTCAGCAACAAATCTCCCCTTCCAAAGCACCAATTAAGAATCTGCATATTTATGATGATTCAGAATCACTATAAGAATCTCCTATATTgatgatgaagaaaaaaaaaaaaaaaccttctcACTAAATATAATTTACATAAACCACTTACTACTAAACTCATAAACCACAACATGAAAACTCTGCAATCATAACATTCTTTCCGTATAAAAGTTTGGGTTCAATATGCAGTGTTGACATCGACGAATCAGTGTTGTATCAAATTTTACTTTAAAAGTTACAATAATTAGATAAAGAAGTAAGTGCTAATTTTGAATAACAATACCAAAATTCAAATTGCATATGCGCTTCATACACTCCAGCAGCAGCCTTAGCCAAAGTTGAGCAGTAGTGCCATATTCTGTTTTTTCAACTATAGGTTTCCAAACCTTAATATTTGTCCAACTGATTACACAAACAGAATGGAATTCAAATCAACTACACAACGATAAAACGATAAAAGCTCTTTCATATACACATAATGCAAATGATggataaacaaagaaaaataatgcAAATCTTACCTATAGAGATTCAGACAACAAAGAGACATTTGCTTTCTTGTTTTAGTTGAAAGACTTTTTATCTTGTTTTAACATATTTGTTCAACTAAActgtttggagattttatcttaaaAATATGTTAGATTTTCCAAATTAATCAATAACCATTTCAACCCCAGGTATCAGCACCCATCTCAGAATCCTTCTCCTTCATCAGCTGTAGGAAACAAATGATCAACCACACTTAATATCAATGGAGTTCCATGCCACTGCAGGTTATGATATTATTACCTCGACCGAAGGTACATGTTCTGATTCGGGTGCAATCTTAATAGCATCACCACAATCTCCTATTGCGAATGAGGTATCACACCAGTAGCTGTTATACAAACCGGAATGGGAGATAGCAAAAATGAGATTGAAAATCATATTGTTGATTCATTTGTGAAGCAAAGTTCGATCTCAGTGGAGTTGCACGATGTCACCGGTTCCATGACAAACAATAGAACTAAGATTAGACTAAATGCCACAAAAATTTAGCATAAAATTGAAGAAAGTAAAAATTGAGAAATTAAAGTAACCTACCTGGCTGTATCTTGCAGACACACTCCGTTTAATTCGAAGCATTTCTCTAAATGTATACTGGTTTCCATGCTGAACCTGAAATTCATGCCAGTTATTCCAAAAGTCTGGATCAGACAGTGGATCAGCAAACTTTGAAGCAAAAACATATATTCCACGAGCACGCATAATTTATCCCAAGCTTTTTTCAAGCTCAGCATATATTTGGAAGACCGCATTGAATTGCTTGCTCATAGATCTCTCGTGTACCGATGTGGCACGGGAGACAGCAACGGATAACATAATTATAATCCCACAATTGAACATTATGATATGATTCTATCagtaattaattgattttaactGCAAAAACAATCCTACACCCTATAAACATCATGATATAATTCTAATAGTAATTAACTGATCTTAACATCATGATATGATTCCAGTGGTAAAATTAAACTAACTGGACAAACTTTACAGTTACAAAACTTCTAATTAATCATCAACCACATAAAAAAAATAAGCAGAATTTGTCAATAACTTCGGTGGCATGTAACCAAATGGACCTGCCACATGAATAATGTTATCCGTTGAACTTGCAACATCACTAAGCCTAGTCAATCCAAAATCTGCAACCTATATCGGTTGACCAGTTATTATAGATAaagaaattcttcaaaaaacAAAGAAGAACATACTCATAAGGCGGTCTACATCAGTCAGATTTAATTGGCCTGAATTTAGGTAATTTATATAGTTTCGGAATCTACATAACATGAAGATTAAAAATGGGGTAAATAACAGTTGTATGGAAAAGGTCAAGCCAAACTAAATTGATTAGTTAAGAAGTGTTTAAACTTCTGAGCAAACCTCCTCATTTGAGATTGAAGAGTCCGGTGTCACAGAAACTAACTTGTGATTTTTGACTAATTATGTGTACACCATCAGCACAAAACCAAAATATATATTTGCAAGTCAGTCACTAACTCAGGTTTATGAtcaaccaaaaccaaaacatagATGCATGTGACTATTAGGCCATACACAATAATAATTCGATTAAATATGTAAAATATTAAGAATGTTGTTGTTCCAGCACATGCCAGTATTCGGTGGAACTTTCCTGTTGccgtttttaatttatttgtcaTGTGCCAAATGGTATTGTTCCAGTTCTAGCACATCCCAGTATTCCGTTCTTTGTTGCTTTTGTTTAGTAGCATGTATGCCGATGTTTGTATTAGCATGTATTGTAATATAAAGTTGGCTTTAGCATTAAAAAAACATAATCCATTATGAATAAATAATGCATATTGATAAACTTCAACCGCAAATGCTAAAGTAGTTATAGTCGATTAAAAAGTAAAATGCAACAATGAAACAAACAGATTAGGATTCAAGACGATAAACAAAGTATAGCTACAACTAATCTTTCTTCTCCATTTTGATGATCTTCTTAAGCTTGTTCGATGAGAGTTCTCCTTCAGACAATCCTTCAAAAGTTGTTGATTCACTTGATCCATCTGGAAGCTGTCTTTTAGACGTGGGTGTTATCGGATCAGGGTTATGCTTCGACGTAATCTCAAGATCCTGTTACATAATCAAGTATAGTCAAGTTTAACAATACATGCAACATTATTTATTGTTACAGTAACTCATTAAATTCATACGGTGCAAGGGCATCGAAGGTTACCGTAACCAAATCACATTCTTCAGGGGCTTCAGTCCTCGCCTCATCAACACTCTCTTTAATCTAAAGATAATTAACAAAATTTTCATTGTGCAATTTATACCCTTACAAAACAACCGAATAAAAGTAAAAGACTATGTAAATTGTGGAGCGAGGAAAAAACCTGCAGCAACTCCGATGTTTTAGACGGGACATTTCCAGCTGCCTTCTTGTTGTGATCAAAGTAGGATCAGTACAATCTTCGTAacaaaaaattaagaaataataaaatactaaGTGTGTTCTTATGAATTACACCTGCAGGGGAAGTTCCCAAGGGGCCTTAAGTTGTTTGATGAAGGGGTCATCTCTTAGGATCATGACAACAGAGCAATTTTTCCAACGCGGATGCCACTTAACTTTAAATGCCATCTCCAAATTCAACATCGCATCGAGTGCCAGTGGAAATTCTAATGGATCATGAATTCCAGCCTAAAGAAGGAAACAACACAATTAATATGAGGGTACTGTTCGACGTTGTTAATATGTTGATGTTGAAATAAATAACAAACCTGAATCATGGTGTCGCGCATCTGAGCAGCAGATAAATCCAAAATCTGTGCACATTCTCTGTCCCAGAAAACAAAGTTACAACTTTTCCCTGAGTAGCAAACTTCAATTTCTATCTTATACCTACGATATAGGGAATAATGGTCGTAAGAAATAGGATGGGtcgtaaatataaaaaatatactttTCAGAGACGTTTTTGGACAACAAATCATAACCAACCATACCTAAATATCTCAGCTTCGGTGGAATGACCAGCTTCACAAAGAAATGGAGGTTTGTCACCGCGTGCAACCCTTGGGCATAAATGACAGGCTCGATAATACCAGCCAAATGGAGATGCTACTAAAATTTTAGTTTCGGCAACAGTAGCGCAAAATGTGATCTGCATCAACCGAAAATAGCATAAAATGTAAATGATGTAAAAACCACAGGCAACACAATTAGGAAATAGAAAGTAAAAGTTATAGGTAAAAGTAGTCCATACGTCAGTAAGTTTGGTAATCTCAGTGAGAGGCATAACAACGGCCTTAGATAGTAACTTCTGAACAGGAGTTTGTTGAGTATTTTCGGAGCCTTGTGAGGTAAGCTGAGAATTACAACTTAGTTGTCCAGACACACTAACCACCAAATCTTTAGGGATGCTGCACAATTTTGATTCTATTAATAAACGTATACATGAAACAATCATATAACTACCAGAGAAATGTAAACAATACTTATAAAATAGCATAACATACTTGTCTATAAACTCTTTGATTGGAAGAAAATCAGCATCCAGGTAGAGCATCGTAACGTTGTAAGTGTTTGTGACGGACAGTGGAAACTTCCCTACATTAATCAAGCGACAGATACGTGTGAGTAGTTAAAAGTGTCGCACTATTAAATACAACACAAACCAACTAACCCTCTTCCTTGACTTTTGCATATTGAAGCAGGACCACAGTTGGTGCAGACGCATTCACCCGATCCTGATTGAACTTGATGAATTGGTCAGCATAGGACTCCCAAAGAGTGCAGTTCAAGGTGTTGTTGCTAGAAAAAGAGTACATGATATTAAGTTATGAAACATGAAGTAAATTTACAATCAAATCAGATTTTTATTGGGAAAGTATATGCACCTGTGGTCACGTAGCACTAAATTAACTTGTTGTTTTTTAGCCCCTGATTGTGCCACCGAAAATCCAATGCTATCCACCATTCCTATGATGTctgccaaaaagaaaaaaagggattgaataataaaataacaCATCAGCCACAGTTATTTACATAAGCAAAACAGAAACAAAATACTAACATAGATCTGTTACCTATCAGTACATCTTTTTTAAACCTGCCAGTGATGATATCAGAAAAACTTGTAAATTTCAGTGGTTTGGGTGGTATTTCGTGTTTATCGTCATCACCAACGGATGTTCCTCCGGTAAACTTCACCATAAACTTGTGCGACGATGGTTTGAAAGTCGACACATTTGGCTGAACTTTGAAGTTCGACACCGTGTAAGTATGGTCCTGTGCTATTTTGTCATAGAACGCAGCCATATGGGTTGTTGTCACCACAGCATGTATATCATCCCCCTGCGAGGCATAGAAATGTCAAATGACAAAATTATAAAAACCAATGTTAATAAAACGGTTTTCAAACAGTCTGCAATCGAGAACTCCTTATAACATAAAGAAGCACAAGTCGCAAATCAAACAAACATAAGCAAATTGAGTTACGAAATCTACCTCTTTGTCTATGAATATCATCTCAAAGTGCTCTTTGTTGTTGGAGACAACCATCCATTTGTGGTGCACCCTGACAGCAACCTTCCATAGCTCCTTCTTGTCGTTGATATCGGCGATTCTCTCTAAAGGTCTGGCCATGACGGAAAAATAGATGTGCCTAAGAAAGAGTTTACCCGGAAGATTTCTTCAGTGTATTTATAGTGTCTAagaatttggaagttgtaataTCTCAAAACATACATGGTAGAACATAGATGGGAAACTGACAAGTAGTGAGGATCGTGGTAGTGATGGTGAGAGACGGTTTTAGGTTGAATGAGGAATGAAGGAGCAGaccaattttatattaattattaggtTTTAAATAATGGCAATTTATTATTTGGAAATAATTGTAATTTATTAATAGGAAGTTATCACTTTTAAAACAATCAAATGGAATGGTTAATGGTAAAGTATGCCACGTGGGTGATTAAGAATTAAAAAGGGTAATTAGGGGTTTTTAAGAACACCTAATTTTCTGATATGATAGATTCATAAGACTATATGTTTAGTTGGTATACAAACGTTTATTTATCAAACGACGGGGACTAAAAGAAGTAGCAGTTGTTGCTATTAGTGAAACAACACAACAGATAATCGTCTCAAACTGCTTATACCAAACGTCGGGGGACTAAAAGAAGTAGAAGTTGTTGCTATCAGTGAAGCAACACAATAGATAGTCATCTCACACTGTTTATACAAATTTAATTTCAAATGGCTGCACCCGAACCATCACCAGCTGATCATCATTAACAACTTTCTCCTGGATTAGGAACTCTCAAGTATCTGGTAATCATAAGCAATCACACAATTATAGTTTCTATACTCTACCAAATCTACTAGTTATTTTCCTTCTTCAACTTCATGTATATGATTAATTTTCTGTTATATCAGCTTCACATTAATTAGTATGGCGAACATCGGTGGAGCAATTATGAATCAATCAATAGTCTGAAGTTGGAAACAATTATCTAAGGTGTAAGAACACAAATCATGAAAATTTGTAgttcaaaaagtaaaaaaaaaagtcatttcAGAAGTTGGAAACGATCAATGGTTTACAGGGGAATACTAAGAACAAAACTCTTATTTTCTCTTCACCACCAAAACATTGCCATTTTTCAAAAAGCATTTATTTTAGTGATGACATGGATATGAAGTTGCATGAGTACAGCAGAGTGAAAACATGACCCTTGCCACGGTAGTCGAAGGAAATATGGATACGATACCTGTAGAAACGTACACCATCAAATCTGCatctatatttataaaaaaaataataattcaatatctttttattttactCCTTGATatacattaaattatttaatttatgtcCGTGAATAAACATGAATCCCGCGGTGTAAACAACTTATTTTAGATAAATCCATCTAGGTTTTTTATTGTAATATTATGCAAAAAATGTCAACACTTCGTACGTAGTTATATCTAGTTATATGAGTTTAATTTATATACACGTTTTCTATGTCAACCAATAGAAAACAACTAAAGTGTCTTattattaaaacaatttttaaattaaagtGTGATTTATTCTGATATAAagttgtgatatatatatatatatatatatatatatatatatatatatatatatatatatatatatatatatatatatatatatatatatatatatatatatatatatatatatatatatatatataacatatcatatcatatgagaatgatatATTTATGATTATGggtgaatttttttttctttcacctaaataatttattttaaaatgtaggagagaaaaaaaaatcacccgtaatctctaccatttattttaaaatccaatgattCGGATTCATTCTtaaattctcatataaatatgacatCATCATATGATATGCCTTGTCTCAATAAAAAACAACATTGCAATATACAATGTTggcatttattttgtttttacgacaaggttaattaattttatttgttattattaaaaaatttaattaattaatttttaaaatttaataaaataatattttaatttatgaaattgGATAATATAATTCTCAATAGCCATACACACAAATAACTTTCCATTTAACAAatcattatcaaaataataactatttcattttaattacaattgtctttatttgagacacgtaattcttattttcaaatatcaaaatttctctttttctcacgtcagcaaaatacatattttattttaattaacgattatctttatttgagaagcaaaatttttattttcagatgtcaaaatttctcttttttttacggtatcaataaaatgcctattttattttaattacatttgCCATTATTTgaaacacaaaattcttatttttgaatctcaaattttaattttttccatTTCTCCGTTTCACAAGTTTTTTTCTCGTTTGTATAATTATTGAATACAATTGATATTATATTATCATTattctttttataattaaataactcatttcaaatttatatatttatttaaataatatatgtatCGTATTAAATAATATACTCGTGCGGACGCACAAGTATTTTGCTAGTTGATATTGAAAAGTGTATTATGACAATCGATTATTATTAATCAGAGTTGATGTAACGTCCAGTTTTTAtcgtatttattttataatttagaaaAAAGTTATGTGAtatgatgtggttgatatgatgTGAATTGTTGGGTAGAAGAACACCTTAGAATAAGGTAGCCGTGACGTGGAATTGAGAATAAATATTAGAATGTTATTTGAATTATTAGTAATGTGGttattttaatagtaataataatatggttagtaaataaattaaatttaaataaataataaaaataaggaaGGATAAATTGGGATTATCATATTAGAGGTCTAAGGGTTAATAGTGAGAAAATAAGGAAGGGAGAACATAACTGATACGACCGTGTAATTGgagaaagagagaagaggagGCTATGGTTCATGAGAGGAAGAACTTTCATTGCTAAGGTTAAAATTTTACAAGAACACTAAGGTAAGGATGAGGTTCTAACACTATAAATGATTATATGATGATGAGTTATGGTAGAGTTATGTTGTATAATTTGTATGTTCATGTTTGTGTGAATTTGGGGTTTTTGTGTGTATGGTGGATTTTgaatgtttgatgatgattttgttttaaATCCTTGATATTGACGGAATTTTTCTTGATTAATGATGTAGGAAGATTGGGTGAAGTTGTGTCCCAAGTTTTGTAGAATAAAAAATGTTTTAGATGAAAAAAAAATCTAGTTTTTGGGATTTTGAGAAAAGAATTTTGTAGCAAAGAAAATTCTGCAAATTGCAGTGGTAACCAATTACCACCTGGGGGAACCAGTTACCACGTGAAAaatttgacttttggaaaattttgTGAGGTAGTAATCGGTTTCCATAACTGGGTAACCAATTACTGAGTGCTTTGACAGAATGGGGCCTTTTATGAAATTAATGGGAACCAGTTACTATAAGTGCGTAATTGGTTATTGTAGATAATACAAAGGCGAGTGTTTTTGGGTTAAagtagtgtaaccggttaccctaactaggtaaccggttaccactgaaactgattgtttttgaaaattttgaaaaatcataTCTTTTGATTCGGGTGTCTGTTTGACGCGCTGTTCGAACCTACGAAaagctaaaaatatttttatctaataaaataatttgagaacattttgaaaacatttttctaaaaacttatattttttcagtATTTTGTTATAACGTGAAGTTGTGAATATGATGATGAAACCGATGGAATTCATTGATGTGATGATGTTGCAATGATGTATAAATTAGCGATGTGTAAGACATGGCATGTGTTTGCATATTAATGTGTATTGTGTTATTGCATAAGTTGTTGTCACGTGATAATGTTGCATGCATTTTATAGCGATGTGACCTTAATGGCAAATAATGATGTGGCCTAAATGGCAAATGGCGACGTGACCTTATATGGAAAAAGCAATGTGCTATGGTACCACCTGCATGTAGTCAAAGAAGTCGGTCTCGTTACATTTTGTGatgtcgttgatgaataagatgTAATTATATGGTTGAGGGGTGTGGTTGTTGAAGTTGTGATGTGCATGGATGTtaatgcatgatgtatgaatattaTAATGATGTGTGTCATACTTTATCTGCTCGTTatcatttttttgtttatattattatgatatctcaccccatCTGTTTGAATATTGCCTCTACGTAGGTAATGCGCAGGTGACAAGGTTTTAAATTTGCTTGAGGTATGGAGTGGCTCCTAGTATTGCGTAGATTGAGTCGGGTCttactctgatacgtaacaccggggatgaACGATTGTTGCGATGCGGGTGTTAAAGTTATTACAGTTGCTTTTGAAAGATTGTGAGAGTCTTATgatctctattttatttattttatgttgcaTTAATAAAGTGAAGTTGAACACCAAGAT from Vicia villosa cultivar HV-30 ecotype Madison, WI unplaced genomic scaffold, Vvil1.0 ctg.000060F_1_1, whole genome shotgun sequence harbors:
- the LOC131623307 gene encoding uncharacterized protein LOC131623307 isoform X1 codes for the protein MARPLERIADINDKKELWKVAVRVHHKWMVVSNNKEHFEMIFIDKEGDDIHAVVTTTHMAAFYDKIAQDHTYTVSNFKVQPNVSTFKPSSHKFMVKFTGGTSVGDDDKHEIPPKPLKFTSFSDIITGRFKKDVLIDIIGMVDSIGFSVAQSGAKKQQVNLVLRDHSNNTLNCTLWESYADQFIKFNQDRVNASAPTVVLLQYAKVKEEGKFPLSVTNTYNVTMLYLDADFLPIKEFIDNIPKDLVVSVSGQLSCNSQLTSQGSENTQQTPVQKLLSKAVVMPLTEITKLTDITFCATVAETKILVASPFGWYYRACHLCPRVARGDKPPFLCEAGHSTEAEIFRYKIEIEVCYSGKSCNFVFWDRECAQILDLSAAQMRDTMIQAGIHDPLEFPLALDAMLNLEMAFKVKWHPRWKNCSVVMILRDDPFIKQLKAPWELPLQKAAGNVPSKTSELLQIKESVDEARTEAPEECDLVTDLEITSKHNPDPITPTSKRQLPDGSSESTTFEGLSEGELSSNKLKKIIKMEKKD
- the LOC131623307 gene encoding uncharacterized protein LOC131623307 isoform X2, which gives rise to MARPLERIADINDKKELWKVAVRVHHKWMVVSNNKEHFEMIFIDKEGDDIHAVVTTTHMAAFYDKIAQDHTYTVSNFKVQPNVSTFKPSSHKFMVKFTGGTSVGDDDKHEIPPKPLKFTSFSDIITGRFKKDVLIDIIGMVDSIGFSVAQSGAKKQQVNLVLRDHSNNTLNCTLWESYADQFIKFNQDRVNASAPTVVLLQYAKVKEEGKFPLSVTNTYNVTMLYLDADFLPIKEFIDNIPKDLVVSVSGQLSCNSQLTSQGSENTQQTPVQKLLSKAVVMPLTEITKLTDITFCATVAETKILVASPFGWYYRACHLCPRVARGDKPPFLCEAGHSTEAEIFRYKIEIEVCYSGKSCNFVFWDRECAQILDLSAAQMRDTMIQAGIHDPLEFPLALDAMLNLEMAFKVKWHPRWKNCSVVMILRDDPFIKQLKAPWELPLQAAGNVPSKTSELLQIKESVDEARTEAPEECDLVTDLEITSKHNPDPITPTSKRQLPDGSSESTTFEGLSEGELSSNKLKKIIKMEKKD